A single region of the Rhodococcus sp. W8901 genome encodes:
- a CDS encoding DUF6412 domain-containing protein, producing MARIRSVFTRRLNLVQLTWMAVLALVVAATAIDGPAAVVGATVAVLLLLAVAGQSVLPRLHSLTESASGPPREEQRLRGAFRRQSAPDTPGRPCRPRAPGQVLAAA from the coding sequence ATGGCACGGATCCGGTCTGTATTCACGCGCCGGCTGAACCTTGTTCAGCTCACGTGGATGGCCGTGCTGGCGTTGGTGGTTGCCGCAACGGCGATCGACGGGCCGGCTGCGGTCGTCGGCGCCACGGTTGCGGTCCTTCTTCTGCTCGCCGTGGCCGGGCAGAGTGTGCTGCCCCGACTGCACTCGCTGACCGAATCGGCCTCCGGCCCACCCAGGGAAGAGCAGCGGCTGCGTGGCGCGTTCCGCAGGCAGAGCGCCCCCGACACCCCCGGCCGCCCCTGTCGGCCTCGAGCACCCGGACAGGTCCTCGCCGCCGCATAG